One segment of Stomatobaculum sp. F0698 DNA contains the following:
- the asnS gene encoding asparagine--tRNA ligase translates to MKLTTVKQIWENREAYLNREIDLGGWVRSNRDSKSFGFLTVSDGSFFEPLQIVYHDSLSNFQVIRKINVGAALIIRGTLVATPDAKQPFEIQATEISVEGDSAPDYPLQKKRHSPEFLRTILHLRPRTNLFQAAFRVRSVIAFAIHSFFQERNFVYVHTPLITSSDAEGAGEMFRVTTLDPNEIPRTPDGLVDYREDFFGKETNLTVSGQLNGEAFAQAFRDIYTFGPTFRAENSNTTRHAAEFWMIEPEISFADLNDAMALAEDMLKYIIRYVLEHAPEEMAFLNRFVDTGLLERLNHVLNSEFGHISYTEAVEILMKNNDNFDYKVSWGTDLQTEHERFLTEQVFKRPLFVTDYPKDIKAFYMKLNPDGKTVAAMDCLVPGIGEIIGGSQREDDYEKLLTRMKELNMDEEAYRFYLDLRKYGSSRHAGYGLGFERCVMYLTGIQNIRDVLPFPRTVGNCEL, encoded by the coding sequence ATGAAGCTCACAACAGTCAAACAAATATGGGAAAATCGAGAGGCGTATTTGAATCGGGAAATCGATTTGGGCGGCTGGGTGCGTTCGAATCGCGACTCAAAGTCCTTCGGCTTTTTGACCGTCAGCGACGGCAGCTTTTTTGAGCCCCTGCAGATTGTCTATCACGACAGTCTCTCCAACTTTCAGGTGATTCGAAAAATCAATGTCGGTGCGGCGCTCATCATCCGCGGCACCCTTGTCGCGACGCCGGACGCAAAGCAGCCCTTCGAAATTCAGGCGACGGAAATCTCGGTGGAAGGCGACTCCGCACCGGATTATCCGCTTCAGAAGAAGCGCCACTCGCCGGAATTTTTGCGCACCATTTTGCACCTGCGCCCCCGCACGAATCTGTTCCAGGCGGCGTTCCGCGTGCGCTCGGTCATCGCTTTTGCCATCCACAGTTTCTTCCAGGAGAGAAACTTTGTCTATGTCCACACGCCGCTCATCACTTCGAGTGATGCGGAAGGCGCGGGCGAAATGTTCCGCGTGACCACGCTGGACCCGAATGAGATTCCGCGCACCCCGGATGGCCTGGTCGACTACCGCGAGGATTTCTTCGGCAAGGAGACCAATCTCACGGTCAGCGGCCAGCTGAACGGGGAAGCCTTTGCCCAGGCCTTCCGTGATATTTATACCTTCGGGCCGACCTTCCGCGCCGAGAACTCCAACACCACCCGCCACGCGGCCGAGTTCTGGATGATAGAGCCGGAAATTTCCTTTGCGGATTTGAACGATGCAATGGCACTCGCAGAGGATATGCTGAAGTACATCATCCGCTATGTCTTGGAGCATGCACCGGAAGAGATGGCATTCTTGAACCGCTTTGTCGACACCGGCCTTCTTGAGCGCCTGAACCACGTGCTGAATTCCGAATTCGGTCACATCAGCTACACGGAGGCGGTCGAGATTCTGATGAAGAACAACGACAACTTTGACTACAAGGTGTCCTGGGGTACGGATCTTCAGACCGAGCACGAGCGTTTCCTGACCGAGCAGGTTTTCAAGCGCCCGCTCTTCGTCACCGATTACCCGAAGGACATCAAAGCCTTCTATATGAAGTTAAATCCCGACGGCAAGACAGTCGCAGCGATGGACTGCCTCGTCCCGGGCATCGGCGAAATTATCGGCGGCAGCCAGCGTGAGGACGACTACGAGAAGTTGCTCACGCGCATGAAAGAACTCAACATGGATGAGGAAGCTTACCGCTTCTATCTGGACCTCCGCAAGTACGGCAGCAGCCGCCATGCGGGCTACGGTCTCGGCTTTGAGCGCTGCGTCATGTATCTGACCGGCATTCAGAACATCCGTGACGTGCTGCCCTTCCCGCGCACCGTCGGAAACTGCGAGCTGTAA
- a CDS encoding ParB/RepB/Spo0J family partition protein yields MCAVSKKRRLGKGLSDLLGGMDHLEEKKEEAAVAGSAAAVEQTVAPVKDKEMLLRIEEVHGNPDQPRKHFDPEALQELSDSIRHFGVLQPLLVQRDEKGGYRIIAGERRYRAARAAGLKEIPVLVRDYSSQQVAEISIIENVQRADLNPIEEAMAYQMLIRDYHLTQEEVADKVSKSRTTVTNALRLLKLAEGARDLLVEGKISSGHARALLALEDEGEQEMLAEKIVAEMLSVREVEKLVKQAKKKRKEKKEKKVETEDLSLFYQSYEEKMRGILGTKVHINRRDNNKGRVEIDYYSMAELERIMDLLRSVENK; encoded by the coding sequence ATGTGTGCGGTGAGTAAAAAGCGTAGACTCGGTAAGGGGCTCAGCGATTTGTTGGGCGGCATGGACCATCTCGAAGAAAAAAAGGAAGAGGCGGCAGTAGCGGGCAGCGCAGCCGCTGTCGAGCAGACAGTTGCTCCGGTTAAGGATAAAGAGATGTTGCTTCGCATCGAAGAGGTGCACGGAAATCCGGATCAGCCGCGCAAGCATTTTGATCCGGAGGCTTTGCAGGAACTCTCGGATTCCATTCGTCATTTCGGTGTATTGCAGCCTCTGCTGGTACAACGGGATGAGAAGGGCGGTTATCGGATTATTGCCGGTGAGCGACGTTACCGTGCGGCCCGGGCAGCCGGACTCAAGGAAATACCGGTGTTGGTCAGAGATTACAGTTCGCAGCAGGTGGCGGAAATTTCCATCATTGAGAATGTGCAGCGCGCCGATTTGAATCCGATTGAAGAGGCAATGGCGTATCAGATGCTGATACGCGACTATCATCTCACGCAGGAGGAAGTCGCGGACAAGGTGAGCAAAAGTCGCACGACTGTTACCAATGCACTTCGCCTTTTGAAGCTTGCGGAGGGCGCGCGCGATCTTTTGGTCGAGGGAAAAATTTCTTCCGGTCATGCAAGAGCTCTGCTCGCATTGGAGGATGAAGGCGAGCAGGAAATGCTCGCGGAGAAGATTGTCGCAGAAATGCTCAGCGTTCGGGAAGTGGAAAAACTGGTCAAACAGGCAAAGAAGAAACGCAAGGAGAAAAAAGAAAAGAAGGTCGAGACCGAGGATCTCAGTTTGTTCTATCAGAGCTACGAGGAGAAGATGCGGGGCATACTTGGCACCAAGGTCCACATCAACCGACGAGATAACAACAAAGGGCGAGTGGAAATTGACTACTATTCAATGGCTGAGTTGGAGCGCATCATGGATCTCTTGCGCTCCGTAGAGAACAAGTGA
- a CDS encoding DUF4446 family protein has translation MQTVIFGVLAAFDAILLILVIYLLSRYGKIKRSYDYFMRGRDAESMEDTILGLEEALRDLRSEDRANKEAIRVLNKNQRASYQKFGIVRYNAFKDMGGKMSFAIALLDYTNTGFIMNTVHSREGCYLYIKTVDCGQTEVLLGSEEKDALEQALGYKES, from the coding sequence ATGCAAACAGTGATATTTGGGGTTTTAGCCGCATTTGATGCGATTCTTTTGATTCTTGTGATCTATCTCTTGAGCAGGTACGGGAAAATCAAACGTTCTTATGACTATTTCATGCGGGGCAGAGATGCGGAGAGCATGGAGGACACGATACTCGGTTTGGAGGAAGCGCTTCGAGACCTGAGATCGGAGGACAGAGCAAATAAAGAAGCCATTCGTGTTCTGAATAAGAATCAGAGAGCTTCCTACCAGAAATTCGGCATTGTGCGCTACAATGCCTTTAAGGACATGGGCGGGAAAATGAGTTTTGCGATTGCTCTGCTCGACTACACCAATACCGGTTTTATTATGAATACCGTGCACTCGCGCGAAGGATGCTATCTCTACATTAAGACGGTAGATTGCGGACAGACCGAAGTATTGCTCGGAAGCGAGGAAAAAGATGCTCTGGAGCAGGCACTGGGTTACAAAGAGAGTTAA
- a CDS encoding metallophosphoesterase family protein, with the protein MKFIHTGDLHYGMKPDIGKPWSTERAQAVKDALASIVRAARDEKADLLLIAGDLFHHQPLVRDLKEISYLFASIPDVAVAVIAGNHDRIRDNSAVLSFPWPKNVYYFTESALSSVYLRRLNTEVYGFSYHTREIRDNLLEGVEAPENGRIRILLCHGGDAKHLPLDVKELSESGFSYCALGHIHKPEIAVPGKVAWCGSPEPLDLTETGPHGYFLGEINDITRQVTSLDFVRLAKTQYTSLIVHVTPDSTNAELLMTLSDELARRGNQNIYRLQIKGLRDPDVVFDLDALRQRFRIAELFDYSEPKYDFSRLFAEHSSDMIGFFIRELDKPNLSPLDKKALYYGVSALLHTTEERGQK; encoded by the coding sequence ATGAAGTTTATCCACACAGGCGATCTCCATTACGGCATGAAGCCGGACATCGGAAAACCTTGGAGCACGGAGCGAGCGCAGGCTGTCAAAGATGCGCTTGCTTCGATTGTTCGGGCTGCGCGCGATGAAAAAGCGGATCTCCTCCTGATTGCGGGAGATCTCTTCCATCATCAGCCGCTTGTGCGCGATCTCAAAGAAATCAGCTACTTGTTCGCCTCGATTCCGGATGTGGCGGTCGCCGTCATCGCCGGCAATCACGATCGCATTCGCGATAACTCCGCGGTGCTCTCGTTTCCCTGGCCGAAAAATGTCTACTATTTCACCGAGTCGGCCTTGAGCTCGGTCTACCTCCGCCGCCTGAACACGGAAGTCTACGGCTTTTCCTACCACACACGGGAAATTCGAGACAATCTCCTCGAGGGTGTGGAAGCCCCGGAAAACGGGCGCATTCGCATTCTGCTCTGCCACGGCGGAGATGCCAAACACCTGCCGCTCGATGTCAAAGAGCTCTCGGAATCCGGCTTTTCCTATTGCGCGCTCGGACACATCCATAAACCCGAGATTGCGGTTCCCGGCAAAGTCGCCTGGTGCGGTTCCCCCGAACCGCTCGACCTAACGGAGACAGGACCGCACGGCTACTTCCTCGGCGAAATCAATGATATTACCCGCCAGGTCACCTCACTTGATTTTGTGCGACTTGCAAAAACACAGTACACCTCCCTCATCGTCCACGTCACACCGGACTCTACCAATGCGGAGTTGCTGATGACCCTGAGCGATGAGCTCGCAAGACGCGGCAATCAAAATATTTATCGCCTGCAAATCAAAGGACTCCGGGATCCGGATGTGGTCTTTGATTTGGATGCCCTACGTCAGCGCTTCCGCATCGCAGAGCTCTTTGACTATTCCGAACCCAAGTATGATTTTTCGCGTCTGTTTGCGGAGCATTCCTCCGATATGATAGGTTTCTTCATCCGGGAACTGGATAAGCCGAATCTGAGCCCGCTCGATAAAAAAGCACTCTATTACGGTGTGAGCGCGCTGCTCCACACGACAGAGGAAAGGGGGCAAAAGTAA
- a CDS encoding ParA family protein, translating to MKKIIALSNQKGGVGKTTTVVNLAAAFAEAGMRVLAVDFDPQGNLSSGLGIEKKKDDNTIYELLMDACTFEEAVHKSYSENLDVLTSNVNLSGLELELLEKKNREYVLKHYLEAVVDRYDYIFIDCPPSLSLLTINALTAATDVIIPIQCEYYAMEGLNQMLRSIKLLQMKLNPALRINGIVFTMYDARNNLSQQVVDSVKDVLKEYIYDTVIARNVRVAESPSYGMPVTEYDPRSTGAENYRKLAAEILMREAE from the coding sequence ATGAAAAAAATCATTGCATTGTCAAATCAAAAGGGCGGAGTTGGAAAAACGACAACTGTCGTTAATCTGGCGGCGGCATTTGCGGAAGCCGGTATGCGTGTATTGGCGGTTGACTTTGACCCGCAGGGGAATTTATCGAGCGGTCTCGGAATTGAAAAGAAAAAGGACGATAACACAATATACGAGCTGTTGATGGATGCATGCACATTTGAGGAGGCTGTACACAAGAGCTATTCCGAGAATTTAGATGTGCTGACATCCAATGTAAATCTCTCCGGACTGGAACTCGAACTTCTGGAAAAGAAGAACCGAGAGTATGTTCTGAAGCACTATTTGGAGGCTGTGGTCGATCGTTACGACTATATCTTTATAGACTGCCCTCCTTCCTTGAGTCTTCTGACCATCAATGCATTGACCGCAGCGACGGATGTCATTATCCCCATTCAGTGTGAGTACTACGCGATGGAGGGTCTCAACCAAATGCTGCGGAGCATCAAGCTCTTGCAGATGAAGTTGAATCCCGCGCTGCGCATCAACGGCATTGTGTTTACGATGTATGATGCGAGAAATAATTTGTCGCAACAAGTCGTGGACAGTGTGAAAGATGTTCTGAAGGAATATATCTACGATACAGTCATTGCGAGAAATGTGCGTGTCGCGGAATCTCCCAGTTACGGAATGCCGGTAACCGAGTATGACCCGCGTTCCACCGGTGCGGAGAATTACCGCAAGCTTGCGGCTGAGATTTTAATGAGAGAGGCAGAGTAA
- a CDS encoding ATP-binding protein, with protein MIIRELNIRGFGALQNRRFVFGDRLNILYGANEAGKSTLHLFLRAMFYGLERARGRASKTDAYALYEPWFGEGAYGGSLRFEEDGKLYRIERDFRKNPLDLTIIDESAGLAIEDPETFLRGCLCGLSQTAYMNTVSIRQLRSATDSGMTQELKNYIANMNATGEHTLNIDRATAYLRDQRKAFEQRIVPDAAKHYAANISEIRRLEEQISVPGYRNTMQSLSASKQDSQSVQETLQSEKEKLVKSLAAKRQTMEERGFQNRQSLLRFQTQLSEQQNERKALRSRAQLRARSIAAFLLFPLALLLYFTMLRVVPDSANKLQALLCVTAVCCVALGICLIFSVLLAGRRRRKSTRNIQQLVRAHFPELLLESELRKRPHALAESAKDKTAELLVLQDEILRCESAVYDIEEKLRLLKTQQAETEQSLANQQKSQWLLEQQLQQLSALKDETAALKNVVAENDRLNTEIEAINIATETLARLSETIHDSFGRYLNQSASQLISGITGNVYDSLSVDQNLNIFLNTSRKLIPIEQAGAGTVDQVYFALRLAAADLLQFGNSSLPLLLDDSFANYDEQRLRTVLHWLSESYTPRQILLFTPHLREAQLLTASMLPFHLVEL; from the coding sequence ATGATTATCCGTGAGCTCAATATCCGCGGATTCGGTGCCCTGCAGAATCGACGCTTTGTTTTCGGCGACCGCCTGAATATCCTCTACGGTGCAAACGAGGCCGGAAAGTCAACGCTCCACCTTTTTCTCCGCGCCATGTTCTACGGTTTGGAGCGCGCGCGCGGCCGTGCCTCGAAAACGGACGCCTATGCACTCTATGAACCCTGGTTCGGGGAGGGCGCCTACGGCGGAAGCCTGCGCTTCGAAGAGGATGGGAAGTTGTACCGCATCGAACGTGATTTTCGAAAGAATCCGCTGGACCTCACCATCATCGATGAGAGTGCCGGGCTTGCGATCGAAGATCCGGAGACCTTTCTTCGCGGCTGTCTCTGCGGCCTGAGTCAAACCGCCTATATGAACACGGTCAGCATACGGCAGCTGAGGAGCGCGACCGATTCCGGCATGACGCAGGAATTGAAGAACTACATTGCCAACATGAATGCGACCGGCGAACATACGCTGAACATTGACCGTGCGACCGCCTATCTTCGCGATCAGCGCAAAGCCTTTGAACAGCGCATTGTGCCGGATGCCGCCAAGCACTATGCGGCAAATATCTCTGAAATTCGCAGACTGGAGGAGCAGATTTCCGTTCCCGGCTACCGGAATACCATGCAAAGTCTGAGCGCTTCCAAGCAGGACAGTCAGAGTGTTCAGGAAACCCTGCAGAGCGAAAAGGAAAAGCTTGTAAAAAGCTTGGCCGCCAAGCGCCAGACCATGGAAGAGCGCGGTTTTCAAAACCGACAGTCCCTGCTTCGCTTTCAGACTCAACTTTCCGAGCAGCAGAACGAACGCAAAGCCTTGCGCTCTCGGGCACAACTGCGGGCCCGGAGCATTGCCGCCTTTCTTTTGTTTCCGCTGGCACTCTTACTCTATTTTACGATGTTGCGTGTGGTTCCGGACAGTGCCAATAAACTCCAGGCTCTGCTCTGCGTCACGGCTGTCTGCTGTGTTGCCTTGGGAATCTGTTTAATCTTCTCGGTCTTGCTCGCGGGACGGAGAAGGCGAAAATCGACCCGCAACATCCAACAACTTGTTCGGGCACATTTCCCCGAACTTCTGCTGGAGAGTGAACTCAGAAAACGTCCGCATGCGCTCGCCGAGAGCGCCAAGGACAAGACGGCCGAACTGCTGGTTCTGCAGGATGAAATTTTGCGCTGTGAGTCCGCCGTCTACGATATTGAAGAGAAACTGCGCCTCTTAAAGACACAGCAGGCGGAAACCGAACAATCCCTGGCAAACCAGCAGAAGAGTCAGTGGTTGCTGGAACAGCAGTTACAGCAACTCTCCGCTCTGAAAGACGAGACTGCCGCCTTGAAAAATGTGGTTGCCGAAAACGACCGCCTGAATACCGAGATAGAGGCCATCAACATCGCAACGGAAACGCTGGCCAGACTCTCGGAGACCATTCATGATTCCTTCGGCCGCTACCTGAATCAGTCCGCTTCACAGCTCATCTCCGGTATCACCGGAAATGTCTATGATTCCCTTTCGGTCGATCAGAATCTGAATATCTTTTTGAACACCTCGCGAAAGCTGATTCCGATTGAGCAGGCAGGTGCCGGCACCGTGGACCAGGTGTATTTTGCACTGCGCCTCGCCGCCGCGGATTTGTTGCAATTCGGCAACAGCTCACTGCCGCTCCTACTGGACGACAGCTTTGCCAACTATGACGAACAGCGGCTTCGCACCGTTCTTCACTGGCTGTCGGAGAGTTATACGCCCCGCCAGATTTTACTCTTTACTCCGCATCTTCGCGAGGCACAGCTCCTCACGGCCTCCATGCTCCCGTTCCATCTCGTGGAACTTTGA
- a CDS encoding RNA polymerase sigma factor, producing the protein MLSLREQRVVELVREYQKGDVKAFDGIYSLCYQPIYYLIYKMVRDKHEAEDLTQEVFLQIFHRIEDLTDPKSFKCWSNRIAYHSTLDYITSVRYTSTKGVPLEEMLESELRADVMSDGGLSIEQLEQRHTIMTAADQLSWPLRATLLLKFFSELRERDIAEIMDVPIGTVKSRLSEAKKKMKKLIGNKLFCFSPFSFYTFFLHLEYLQTGGRAAMASSAVFGKAAAAVLLSTGLVGSVALRGVRISAVQYRDPGCYVNEQLLRFQVTSGAPIKKISLSGEKEIPLLRNGKAYEAIVEKNGVYTIEAIDIANHRAKKTIRISNIDSEAPVYLGYQEQGDWMHLRFSDEAAQIDWDTLCCEHEEQTVESFSIDRENGVLRIPQELFPLRIKIRDRAGNQAVYLFRKGETAKLEPETTETEEIAGETY; encoded by the coding sequence ATGCTGAGTTTACGGGAACAAAGGGTTGTGGAATTGGTCAGAGAATACCAGAAAGGCGATGTAAAGGCCTTTGACGGAATTTATTCCCTCTGCTATCAGCCGATTTATTATCTGATTTACAAGATGGTACGTGACAAGCATGAGGCAGAGGATCTCACACAGGAAGTGTTTTTACAAATATTCCATCGCATCGAAGATTTAACGGATCCGAAGAGTTTTAAGTGTTGGTCCAATCGGATTGCCTATCACAGCACTCTGGACTATATCACTTCCGTTCGTTATACAAGCACCAAGGGAGTTCCGCTGGAGGAAATGCTGGAATCGGAGCTGAGGGCGGATGTAATGTCGGACGGAGGGCTGTCCATTGAGCAGTTGGAACAGCGACATACCATTATGACGGCGGCGGATCAGTTATCCTGGCCTTTGCGAGCCACGCTCTTGCTCAAGTTCTTTTCGGAACTTAGGGAAAGAGATATCGCGGAAATTATGGATGTACCGATCGGAACGGTGAAAAGTCGGCTCTCCGAAGCAAAGAAAAAGATGAAGAAGTTGATCGGAAATAAACTCTTTTGCTTCAGTCCCTTCAGCTTTTATACCTTCTTTCTTCATTTGGAGTATCTGCAAACGGGCGGTCGGGCTGCCATGGCCTCTTCCGCTGTTTTCGGCAAAGCCGCGGCGGCAGTTCTCCTGTCTACGGGACTGGTCGGCAGCGTTGCGCTGCGTGGTGTCCGTATTTCTGCGGTGCAATATCGGGATCCCGGCTGCTATGTCAATGAACAGCTGCTGCGCTTTCAAGTGACAAGCGGAGCACCGATTAAAAAGATAAGCCTGTCCGGAGAGAAAGAAATTCCCTTGCTCCGGAACGGAAAAGCGTATGAAGCAATCGTCGAAAAAAACGGAGTTTATACGATAGAGGCAATCGATATCGCAAATCATAGAGCCAAAAAGACCATTCGAATTTCAAACATAGATAGCGAAGCGCCGGTATACCTCGGATATCAAGAGCAGGGGGATTGGATGCACTTGCGCTTTTCCGATGAGGCGGCACAAATAGACTGGGATACATTGTGTTGTGAACACGAGGAACAGACGGTAGAGAGTTTTTCGATTGACAGAGAAAACGGTGTTTTGCGGATACCGCAGGAACTGTTTCCGCTTCGGATTAAGATTCGAGACAGAGCGGGAAATCAGGCGGTCTATCTGTTTCGGAAGGGGGAGACGGCGAAACTTGAGCCGGAGACGACGGAGACGGAAGAAATCGCAGGCGAGACATACTGA
- a CDS encoding SpaA isopeptide-forming pilin-related protein — MTTAKADASRRSSHIVVLIIMLWQCMLCCGTVLAVDTVSNFSVEHIQAAGVSDRAFAEAIFESISAHIEDGSYTVAPEESTEKILLEYGTTTENAEIRANGRNIREIAGIHLLRNATYIDLSDNLISDLSPLAADPGIVEHLTYFGARELDLRGNPIARVPEKLRGFENGHYRLDSTLILPLPFYDRNGTVERRIVLHSTEQGEKAVVVRTCGEAEILQSVENAFQQSLTAVTSYRSSATEEESIGLRWSLPFDCRHVRAFRDELRLETVGDVELIAVTTEGEPLSGICYRLISESGNSNMRMPEHTEFCTDADGKLLISNLPSGSYRLEQQNFPPDCHSLQDTLRFMVADASVSALSLSGRDTTSDRFDEIGHSEEVWQLYFSASGPFLGIESEAVNSHMRNANLGIAHGFIADGDELEQLKGEILEHEGYVLLPESRVLLYEDERLLAVYSSPVEARQALNRRLREGNPQDGSRRILVTEELSCRERTQRLRAVFVKQTGRSIERIVVKKSWGADRTEEEAYFRPLLLRDGEVLAVLGEIKAVNTSNHWEAVWDFEASSSDARRSRSGRASASNAEEAELFREDALLFSGVLPYGCVIGVEEMNIPFGWIPQYEAVRYQGSEAVFLVCNQPELPWKAETVMLTRSITPPIVGREMRKARRRQPERREKIRENAAERFHIEAARHEPETREMHVGTDGTRSDVSYEIEENSEKRMLRERKRTKQQARTPLPRARLEHCKVHRGRPVHSYLRGKRLQSGKGAKTKRVGQKLPQTGERRQGICPDETLLLGLLMSLLLLQSVLKQCLHTNRGTDRC; from the coding sequence ATGACGACAGCAAAGGCAGATGCAAGCAGACGGTCTTCTCACATTGTAGTTCTGATTATAATGCTATGGCAGTGCATGCTTTGCTGCGGCACGGTGTTGGCGGTCGATACCGTGTCAAACTTTAGCGTGGAACACATTCAAGCGGCTGGCGTATCGGATCGGGCGTTTGCGGAAGCGATTTTTGAGAGTATTTCGGCTCATATCGAGGACGGCAGCTATACGGTAGCACCCGAAGAGAGCACGGAGAAAATTTTGCTGGAATACGGAACGACCACGGAGAATGCCGAAATTCGAGCAAACGGGAGGAATATTCGAGAGATTGCAGGGATTCATCTGCTTCGGAATGCGACCTATATCGATCTTTCGGATAATCTGATTTCGGACTTGAGCCCTCTGGCAGCGGATCCGGGAATCGTAGAACATTTAACGTATTTCGGGGCACGCGAATTGGACCTGCGCGGTAATCCCATCGCGCGTGTGCCGGAGAAACTGCGCGGATTTGAAAACGGTCACTATCGTCTGGACAGCACCTTGATTCTCCCGCTTCCGTTTTACGACAGAAACGGAACAGTTGAGAGACGAATCGTTCTGCACAGCACAGAGCAAGGGGAAAAGGCGGTCGTCGTTCGAACTTGCGGCGAGGCCGAGATTCTGCAAAGTGTGGAAAATGCATTTCAGCAGTCTTTGACTGCGGTGACAAGTTATCGGAGCAGTGCGACGGAGGAAGAGTCAATCGGTCTTCGCTGGTCGCTTCCGTTTGACTGTCGGCATGTGAGAGCGTTTCGGGATGAGTTAAGGCTTGAGACTGTGGGAGATGTGGAATTAATCGCGGTGACAACGGAGGGTGAACCGCTCTCCGGTATATGCTATCGTCTGATCTCTGAAAGCGGCAATTCGAATATGCGGATGCCGGAGCATACGGAGTTCTGTACCGATGCGGATGGCAAGTTGCTGATTTCAAACCTGCCGAGCGGAAGCTACCGGCTTGAGCAGCAGAATTTCCCGCCGGACTGTCACAGCTTACAGGATACGCTCCGTTTTATGGTAGCGGATGCCTCCGTATCGGCGCTTTCACTGAGCGGCCGCGATACGACATCGGATCGTTTCGATGAGATCGGGCACAGCGAAGAAGTATGGCAGCTATATTTCTCGGCAAGCGGTCCCTTCCTCGGAATAGAATCGGAAGCCGTAAATTCCCATATGCGGAATGCGAATTTAGGTATTGCGCATGGATTCATAGCGGACGGCGATGAACTCGAGCAGTTAAAAGGGGAGATTTTGGAGCACGAAGGCTATGTCCTGCTGCCGGAGAGCCGTGTACTGCTTTACGAAGATGAACGCTTATTGGCTGTCTACAGCAGTCCCGTTGAGGCGAGGCAGGCGCTCAATCGACGTCTGCGGGAAGGAAATCCGCAAGACGGCAGCCGGCGTATTCTTGTGACGGAGGAACTCTCTTGTCGGGAACGGACACAGCGCTTACGCGCGGTTTTTGTAAAACAGACGGGGAGGAGCATAGAGCGCATCGTCGTAAAAAAGAGTTGGGGGGCGGACAGAACAGAGGAAGAAGCTTATTTTCGTCCGCTGCTCTTGCGTGACGGAGAAGTGCTTGCGGTGCTCGGAGAAATCAAGGCAGTGAATACAAGCAACCATTGGGAGGCTGTCTGGGATTTTGAGGCAAGTTCTTCCGATGCGAGGAGAAGCCGAAGCGGCCGGGCAAGCGCAAGCAACGCCGAAGAGGCGGAGCTGTTTCGAGAAGATGCTCTCCTATTCTCCGGTGTCTTGCCGTATGGCTGCGTAATCGGCGTTGAGGAAATGAATATTCCGTTCGGTTGGATTCCGCAATATGAAGCGGTCCGCTACCAAGGAAGCGAGGCAGTGTTTCTGGTCTGCAATCAACCGGAGCTTCCGTGGAAGGCCGAAACTGTCATGCTGACGCGGAGCATCACTCCGCCGATCGTCGGGAGGGAAATGAGGAAAGCCCGAAGGCGGCAGCCCGAGAGGCGCGAAAAAATACGGGAGAACGCAGCGGAGCGATTCCATATCGAAGCGGCGCGGCATGAGCCGGAAACGCGGGAAATGCATGTCGGAACGGATGGGACAAGAAGCGATGTAAGCTATGAGATAGAGGAAAACAGCGAGAAGCGGATGCTGCGCGAAAGGAAAAGGACAAAGCAGCAAGCGAGGACACCGCTTCCGCGGGCTAGGTTAGAGCATTGTAAAGTACACAGAGGACGCCCGGTGCATTCGTACCTTCGCGGAAAGAGGCTGCAAAGCGGGAAAGGTGCGAAAACAAAGCGCGTCGGGCAGAAGTTACCGCAAACGGGGGAAAGACGACAGGGCATTTGCCCGGATGAAACACTGCTTTTGGGTCTGTTGATGTCGCTGTTGCTATTGCAGTCGGTTTTGAAGCAGTGTTTGCATACAAACAGGGGGACTGACAGATGCTGA